The Geotrypetes seraphini chromosome 2, aGeoSer1.1, whole genome shotgun sequence genome contains the following window.
TGGGAGTTTCCAGAATGAGAAAAACCCCTAGCCTCTGGTGTTGAGCACTGATTGCAATTGTGCTGGAAGCGAGTCAGcccaatgaaaataaaaatgacacttgaatataaactgggattttggggccaaaaaattggctaaaaaatgggggtcccggtttatatttgagtcagttcccccctcccctgcccaaactttatgcaggcctctgccaggccgccaggctctgcatcctgtgtgtcccccccccctgcccaTTGTACCTTCTCTGCTACTGgaaaccctggtggtccagaggtgtagcgggcaggagcgagcttttcgcgcTCCTGCTCGCTGCTAGTCCGGTCAGTCTCAAGAGAATTTGTGGGAGCCATTCAAGAAACCGCTTAGCACCGAAGCGCTCTTCTGCTCAGTATGGCTCAACGGTTGGAGGCTGGAACTCGCGGCAGGCAGCGACCGCCCAGATTAGCAATGGGCAGGAGTGTtcaaagctcgctcctgcctggaccaccagggattccaggcagaggagatacaatgggcagggagggggaacagggtggagagcctgggaagggggctgtgcagtgcctggcagggagggggctgggtgcagagcctgacagaggagggagggagggaaaggggctgggtgcagtgtctGAAAGAGGAGGGAAGGGGCACTGGGTGCAGATTCTGGCAGGGCAGGGTACTTGAATTAAGCcacccaacttatatttgagtgaaccatttttcctcctttttgggggaaaaatgggggtctctacTTTTATTCgaatcgacttatattcaagtatatacagtatgttaacAGCATTCATTAGCCCATCAACAAGTGGGCTGGCAAATTTGAGCGAAGGCCTGATGGAGGTAAGATGCGAACGGAGGGAAGAAATCATTGGCAGAACTCCCATGAAACACCGGTCTTCAGCCTGCAGTGTGTCCAGTGCCATAGCAATGGTTTCATCACCTTAATATAATCTGCCATGAAAGCAATTTCATTTGAATAGAAAGCAGTTAGGGAAAGCTCACAGATGTCATTGAGCACAGTTTCAGACTTCTTCAAAATAGAATACACTTTACCAACAGCATAATGGAATGAATTCCATCTCATAACATTTGGTACAGCAAGTGTGGTTTCTGAAGTTTCATACACTATTTCAGCTGCCTGTGGACTTTTACTGCTCTTGTTCCCGAGGGCACTGCATTTCACCAAGGTTCTACGGCTTAACTTCATGTCAATTGCACCTTCATTGGCCCCTTCTGAATCAGACACAGCAATCAAGTTCATTGTATGGATACCACAATGATGGAAGTGCATATTCTGTTGCTTCTGCATCGGTTTGGTTGTCTAGGATGTCTGCAatcagtggggtagtaaggggaCGGGTGAGTGGGGGGCCATCCACCCCAGGCACCGTGTTGGTGGGGGcatcggcacccctcctcctcctctccacctcttcccattcctccccttgccacgcacgcattcccccttcccttcccccaaacctagttgttcaccgccgtgagcaacaacttcaacatgttcCTCGCAACCGTGTCAGCTCTCTTGCCGATGTCACTTATGGGTACCATGCTAGTTACTCACAGTGgtggttcggggggggggagggaagggggttactCGCAGAGGTTCGGGGAAAGGGGGTTACTCGCAGAGgttcaggggaagggaaggggtgcatgtgtgGCAGAAGAAGCAGGGGTGGaagaggggcacctctcacccttgctacaccactgtctGCAATGTTTGTGAAGGTCAACTCTCTGTTGTCAATTTGTGAGGGTACAACTTGTGCTGGTTCTACCACCGTTGTTTCTGTCTCTGAGAGCGCCTTGAACGCCTTAACAAAACTTGATCCATTGTCAGTAACTGTGCAGACAACTTTGTCAGTGATATGAAATTTGGAGTGGATCTTCTCGAGTGTGGATGCAATCAGGTTCAACACAAAAGTAACTTGTAAATTTTGTTAGTACTGTAGTTACTAAAATAATGTAACTAGTTACTTAATTTAGTTGATCttgatttttatatataaatataaataaataagtaaatatatataaatatatatatatatatatattgtgacagggaagagcctgtcagcagtttaaacccagctttaaaccctgccttgcaaaggctggcccctattcctaagcccaggaagctgcctaaTAATCCTGTAcctatcaccaagagccaacaggcagggcaaggcagagagagaagggcagaaaccataacatctggtttagggcactataatcccttttataataccttgggcaaatctccaacaaaacctctagtaaagaaaaccagcacaggcatggttaatgagaggggtgtggctggcaagcaggacgaacccagagtGAGAGTGGGATTAGGCTTACAGCATAAAATGAGCACAGGTGGAAACACTGGGGGAAGATTAGGGAGAAGATTGGAGAGAACACTCAGGAGAAGACTGGAGGGAGGAATGCAGGGGAGAGACATGCCGTACTAAGCAGGAAAGAGCCTGCTAAGAGTtctctgtcccagaccctagctaaagcacagctggtcttacaaccctcccgagctaacagacttctgactcctaagcagaagtgcaggggagtagaaagacttccagggcagggctggccgttagctgtccctgaagggagttcttaccctgcctcagaaagcggagattccctaatggaattagagggagagctatctgaaagcagtgagatggagtgCAGTCTCGCAGTATGGGATCATCTCGAGAATCACAGTTaacaaggtatgaatgggggaggggaatgaaagtgaatgtatctttgtgtagcgttctttctcccgtagcagaactgtgaccatgtgtgaatgaatcacttagagcctgagagggaggccatgaagataaagggaaggaggtgagaacctttAATTAACTTCCCCAAGAAGTGTAATGGAACTCAGAGACCTGACCTTGtgtaaccctgaagcagggaactttcgGGAGGTGACTTGCACCAgtcataaaaggttgggttatataaagttccctagccctacccaggagcatagggtagtggggggcattggacttcgggtgggttaggtcacagagcttcctgaagtatttccaaacaaaaggagcaaaattaaggagaaaacgttttggtttattttttggcttttctgcctgggtAGCAGGCTGGACTGTGTTGTAAGGAAGAAACCTTGTGAATATATGATTTGTTTTAAGTCTCCTCAGaccagagggactactggaaccctagtgcggtgaactaggggtaataaagataaaagctgaactttaccaagaacgcagtctccactaattattctactgcttatccagtgggagtcctcctgggagcgctccgtccttacgcctggggtgggagctgggttgccagcgctaggcttaccccggccccgccacaatatatactagtctttaagcccgttacattaatgggtgctagaatagatgtgtctctctgtctttctttctgtctctcttcttggccactgtctgtctttttttctttgtctctctctctctttggccgatggctgtctttctgtctgtctctctggccccctgtctgtttgtctgtcattctttctgtctgtgtctttccctggccccctctctgtctgtctttctttttctctctctccttggctgctgtctgtctgaggtttttttctttgtctctctctctccttggccgctggctgtctggctgtctttcttcctgtctgtctctctggtcccctgtctgtctgtcaatctttctttctctctctctccttggctgctgtctgtctggttgggttttttttttcctttctctctccttgggcgctgtctggtttttttttttctttctctctctctccttggctgctgtctgtctggggtttgtttgttttttttgtctctttctccttggctgctgtttgtctttctttctttctgtcagtctctctccttggcccccctgcctgcctatatttctctgttgcaccatgcctgcctgtctttccgtggcccccttctgtctttctcccccccccccaagagcaaagcatgattgctgtctgcccccagcacacccctccccccaaaccagccccctttccctctccccctccacttccctgagcagtagcagaatttttaccagcatgggacacctcacAGCACCTGCATGACACCCGCCTGTGTTGCTCTAGGGCCAGCTAGCAGGAGACAAACCACTACTGCCGCTTACTCGCTGCATGCACCACAAGTGCCacaaatagaatacggccacaGAGGCACacaccacggtggcagggatcacagcaTTGTAAGTGTGCATGcaggcttagggttttattagaggactagctgattacccggcgttgcccggatatttatttatcccaaaatgtccaaccccctacatgtcccacccccctatgtcccacatgtcccaccccccacgttacccctccccccacatgtcccatatgccccacccccatgtcccaaccccctaccctccacatgtcccaaaggaatgtccctctctatggggctgaacttagacttaaacggcatcgggggtgtcggtattcatctctgcgagcccgaaaactatgggttggacattaatatatgtcgcttttgataattttaacatatcacccctttcccacccccacagtattttaccccgtcccacctgcacaatatttttccccagatagtaagtcatatgtgtaccaagtttggttgaaatctctccatgcatttcagagttatgctgagtattcatctgtgagcccaaaaacactatggggtagatactaaaatcagtcattttcaatcatttttacatatcccccccccttcccacccccacagtgtttgtcctcagatagtaagtaatgtgtatgtcaagtttggttgaaatctgtccatgcattgaagagttatgctggaacatacatacatacacacacacacacatattcaaattataatgtgaaatatttgacaaaatgaatacaatacaatacaactaacgcaaaacttgattataaacaacatttttagtttcacctccaggagcaagaacatataaattcttgggtgaacccacccttgagcaagcaacatagagttgtgggccgcgagacccccagaacatatcaccccaggtagtgagggatctgcataccaagtttcgttcaaatcggtcaagccgtttttgaattactgtgagaatggcagctttttactttttttccattgacatgaatgggtgaaatctgatattctgtttgtagctccgcccacgtgtgcaggtgggccgcgagacccccagaacatagcgagggatctgcataccaagtttcgttcaaatcgggcaagccgtttttgcgccCAGCACTGTTTGCGGTACATTAAATAAAGCTGAACAGTAAGATTGCTCAATATTAAGAGTGTTTAAACACCCATAGCAAGAACTGCAGGTCCTTCGGGCTCCGGAAGCCCTTAGCTCCTCCCCTTTTTCATCCATTGTCCGTGTTAGACCCTCTTCTCCTGTCACTGACTGGCTTCTTTCAGCCGTTACTCAGAACCAAGCCCACCTTTCTAGCAATGACCATCATTCATTAGCTTCACCGAACTGTCACTTAGAGCCAGGGCTGTCCTTGCATTAATCTCGCTAGCCTCGAAGCTTCCCGCCTCTCATTGGATTCGTGCAACTGTCACTCAGCCCGTCCTTCCATCAACtgccactgtccccgccccatgcGCTCTCCGTTCCTTTCGTGTCATTGGTCGTCTCGCCTGTCCATCTCGTCGTGCCTCCGCGACGTCATTTTCCCGGGAGTTTGCAGCATGGCGGCTGCAGTGGTGGGTGGTTCGGTGACGGGCTGTCGGCGGCTGTGCGGCTCGGTGCTGCGGGACTTGCTGCAGCCGGCGCAGGGCGTGCTCTTCGACTGCGACGGCGTGCTGTGGGAAGGGGAGCGGGCCCTGCCGGGCGCACCGGAGCTGGTGCAGCTGCTACACCGGCACGGGAAGGCGGCGCTCTTCGTTAGCAACAACAGCCGGCGCTCACTGTCCGAGCTGCAGCAGCGCTTCTCGCGCCTGGGCTTCGGCGGTGTGAGGTCAGAGCATCTCTTTAGCTCGGCGCTCTGCTCGGCGCTCTTCTTGCGCCAGCGCCTCGCCGCTCAGCCCGGTGCCAAAGTGTATGTGATTGGGGGCCCGGGTCTGCGCACCGAGCTGCGGGACGCCGGGCTGCAGCTCGTCGGAGACCCGGCGGAGGAGGGGTCCGGCGAGGCCGAGACCGAACCCGAGTCTAGCGTGCGTGCTGTGCTGGTGGGCTACGATGAGGAGTTTAATTTCCACAAGCTGAGCCAGGCCTGCCTGTACCTGCGCGATCCCGAGTGCCTGCTGGTGGCCACTGACCGAGATCCTTGGCACCTGATGAGCGGTGGGAGGCGCACCCCCGGTAAGAAGTTACTACTactgtattatttctatagcgctgcacagagtcacaaagaaggagaaacagtccctgctcggaagagcttacgatcaagacagacaaacaaacaggatgtcatggctccagttaaggggaacggttgggttggagggcagaggagtaggattaaggattgaaggcttgatcaaaaaggtggattttcaggcTGCTTTAAGGGAAGGggtttgacggacaaactcgggtaatttattccaggcatagggggcagctagatgaaaggaatgaagtctggaattggcagtggaggaaaaaTGTAAAGCTAAGAGCAAAGAGCGAGTTGGTACCCTTcctcgccctcccccccccccaaacaaaggaAGAAAACAGGAATCCTTTTTTTCTCCCCCGAGCCAGCCCCTTGTTAAATCATTATATGCAGTGAATTGTGCTCTCATTCCTTCTTGTTGCCcttaaataaaa
Protein-coding sequences here:
- the PDXP gene encoding pyridoxal phosphate phosphatase translates to MRSPFLSCHWSSRLSISSCLRDVIFPGVCSMAAAVVGGSVTGCRRLCGSVLRDLLQPAQGVLFDCDGVLWEGERALPGAPELVQLLHRHGKAALFVSNNSRRSLSELQQRFSRLGFGGVRSEHLFSSALCSALFLRQRLAAQPGAKVYVIGGPGLRTELRDAGLQLVGDPAEEGSGEAETEPESSVRAVLVGYDEEFNFHKLSQACLYLRDPECLLVATDRDPWHLMSGGRRTPGTGSLAAAVETATSRKATVVGKPSVYMFEYVVGRFGIDPSRTLMVGDRLEMDIQFGKNCGLTTILTLTGVSQLADVQANMESDIPAERDLVPDYYVDSIADLIPGLED